The Fusarium oxysporum f. sp. lycopersici 4287 chromosome 1, whole genome shotgun sequence DNA segment CATCGTGTCATGAGAATCGTTAATTAATACACATATACCCCCAACGCCGTTACCCTTCCGTCGGCCTTGACCCCAAGCGCACAGGCTACTTATCAGCCAAGGACCGTAATCCACCACTGTTCCCATTTTCCCCCAAGATCAAAACCTATAACCCCCTTCCCAACCGATATCCCAAGTGCAGGAAGCCTCCATATCCAACGGATGAGGAGACATCAGAAAAATTTGTCATGTCGCATGTCATCATGGATATCTCCCACGTGAATATACAAAGAGTAATTCATTCGTAAAAGTCCCAGAAACAAAAACAAGGTCGTGGCCGCGTCAAGAGTCGTTCGATCCGCCGCTACAGAGCTTCTGAGCTCATGCTTCCATCTCACCACTGCCATTATCCGCTGTCGATAAGTGTCTCGCGTGCTGTTGTATGTTAACAATATAATGAAAAGTCAAAGGCGCCACCATCAGACTAATAACGAGAGCGAATTGCTGGAGCCGTGTtctcagcatcttcatcgtaGGCGGCAAACTTTTCAGGAATATTAGGAACCTTTGGGATGCCCCTGTTAGCATTTGGTACGACACTGAGTCCTTCCGCAGCACTCTTTCGCGAACGTAGGATTCGCGTGTATTGGACCTCTTGCAGTGGCTGTCTAGAGTCTTCGATGCTCCTTctagaagcagaagcaggtCGGCGGTCGATGTCCAGGGAGCCTCGACCACCGCCTCCAGGAAGACGGCCCAGGACACGGCGAGCGAGTGTGTTATACTCCTTGCTAGCTCCATGAGGCCCCGACACACTACGTCGTGATGAGAGCATGTTGCGGCGAGAAGCGACATTTCGCAGTTTCGGTAGGGTGATATCTCGAGAAGCAGACTTACgtagcttcttctttggggTTGGAGGGTCACGAGATGcactctctccttcatcctcagagTTTGAGTCAGCTGCTGCGCGCTTTGTTCCTCGGGAGGAGGCACTGGCAGGTGATCGAATAGGAGAAGGTGCACGAGAAGCCGAGGGCGTTGCTGCTCGAGATCCTCTGGTCTGTCGAGGCGGCTGAAGATAGTCTCGCGACATACGACCGGTATAAACAGTTGGGGCTGGGGCAGCTCCAATGGGAGTTGGTGGTGGGGCACTGTCAGAGATTGGAGGTGTGAAGAACCCCGATGCAACGAGCTCTTCATAAGTAGCGGCTCCTGGACCATCGGGACGTAAGTGGTGCTTTTGCAGatgcttgatcttggtaGGTGACTTGGGTGGTGAAGGTGCAATATAGTTTGGGGCCCGAGGAATACCATCTTGAGGCGTGGTAGCTCGAGATAAGGCGTCTCTAAGAGATGTCGGATGAGGGGGGGCAGATAGGTGGTGTGAGGTCTGAACAGAACCGGGAGGTGGTTGTCGAGTAGACTGAATAGCATGAGACGAGAAGAAACCTGAAGCCATCAAATTGTGATAGTTGGCCAATATCTCTTCTCGGCTCGGCATATCCTCCCTGGGAGTCTCTTCAACAGTCTTCAGCTCCACAGGCCCATCTCTAGAACCATTCTCCCTCTCCCTTTGTCTGCCTCGTTGTTCAGACTGATCACGCTTACGGCTCCTCgacctcttcctcgcccctctctcttcttcattaTCCCTCTTAAATCCCAATCTCCCTCTCACCTCATCCCAAACTTGACCCAGAAGTCTTCCTCGCTTGACCTGCTTGTCGGAGAAGTCATCGCTCATCGGTCGCGAATTGTTGGATTTGATATTCGTCAGAGCAGGTCGCTCCAGAGCAGCGCGCTCTTCAGGGCCCAGAAATTGCACTGGCGGCGCAGCAGAAGTCCTATCATTCATAGAGCCTTCCTGGAATCGACTCGCACTGAGTGCGCGTCGGCTTTTCGGCCGACCCATTGGGAAGGTTTTGTATGCGTATGGCGTACAAGTTGTGATACAGTCTTAAGCACGATTACGTCGGTTTTTTTTTCTCAACGATGGGGACGGGTAGAAAAAACGTTGAAGGTCTAAACTCAGCACAACATGACGAGTTCAGAAGATGAGTAAGAGGGTGGCTGAACAAACAAGACGCATCTGCAAGACGTAGAGttggtctggtctggtctggtaagtaaggtaaggtagctTGGATAGAAAGCGGAGGATTTGTTGACATTGGAGTACACGTGATTTCACCACGGCAACGAGCAAGAAGGAGCGGGGATGCAACGTACCTGCAGCAGTAGCGAGAGCACTGACCTGGAATGGAAGGAGGTACAAGGGTACTTTCAATCGTCGGGAAGCCAAAAGTGGAAATGCAGCTCCAGGTGAATTACCGAAACGGAGATTTAATTTCCTTTGTTTTAGACGAACAAGGGGTCGAGTGACTCGAATCGTCGATTTCAGCTTTGGAAACGTGACCTTGGAACATAAATTATGACTTGGCATATTTCCACCGTTGAGCTAGAACAACTATATTCATATCTTATTCCTGCCAAACTGCCTATCCATTCCATCAGTGTGGCCTCGATTATCCAACGTGAACTCAAATTCCAAAAGAACAAGTCTGTGGAGCATGCACAAGTTATGTCGATCCGACTATACAAGCTAGACATGGATATCTGGTCAAGGATTCACTTCTCATCTTCCGTACCGACAGATTGGTAACTTATGCTTTACACATGACACTGGACCGAACACGGCATGAATCAGTGAATGATATGTTTGTTTGTGATAACTCCTGTTGAATACCGAAACCTTTCCCAAAATCTCAGACAATATCTTGCTTCCCCACTAAGAACTTGCATGGATAAAATCTATCCTGATGTGCTACCAACCCCATCCATGAAGTCTTTGTTTCGAGTTTACCCCGGTATCCCAGCCTTGTTGCTCCAAGTCAAGTCACACTGTCCTAGACAAACGTCGCAGATTGTGAAGTGAAATAGAATAACGAGAAAGTAAAAGAGATGAACGGAAGTAAAAGCCTCAGTAGCACCAGTGGTCAAAGTAGTAGAGGTAGATCAATgtaaataaggataaagaAAAATAGCTGTCGTAGTAGGTGATCGTTCGTGATCATAGAAGACAAAATCATTCGTATCCAAATGTGAATGATTTTGCGTAAGGAAATCTTTGCTGGATGAAGTAATCCGGGTCCGATAAGTCTGCTATTCCCAAGACTTTAAATTCCACATAATTGCGCCCAAACTCCTCAACATTGCGGTTTCATGCGTCTTCCGTTATTCCAAAATCGCCCAATAGATAGAAATACACAACACTAGAACGCCAGAATCGATAGTTTTCCAGTGTGGTCTTTAAGATGTAGGTATCTACTCGTCATAATACCGGTTGAACTGGACGGAGCTGATTTGACCATCGGCTCGAGAGTACCAGCCTTGGTCATGATCGGGGCTATAACCACGGTGAGATCGACCGTAGTGAGGATCCACTTGTCGCTGACCATTGTGAAGTGGACGGGTGCTCTGGGCGAAGACGCTCTCGTGCTTGCGCTTGCCACCAACATTGATAGGAGGTAGTTCAGGAGCAGGACCGGTCTGTGGCTCAATAGGAGGTAGCGGCGAAACGGGAGAGACGAGCTGGTCTATCTTGAGAGCCGGGAGGGAGGTCTGGCTGTGCATAGGTCGAGGGTGAGGTGCAGCAACAGGCGTGGGCGGGTACGACGGCCGCGAGTCTCGGCGATGGTGGCCTTCGGTAGAGTAGACTGAAGGGGAAGGGGGAACGTAGGTGCTGGTAGATTGTCTACGGTCATACAATTCGTGCTTAAGAGATGGAGCTGGTGAAGGGCACGAAGGAGGAATGTTACGGTTGACGTAACCGTAAGGCACATCCGTCTTGGAGTATGGAGACTGAGCTGTAGGAGCATAAGAACCATTGGGCGGACCGGGCGTTATTTGCAGGCCAGGTTGGTGCGCATATTGTCGTGGTGTTGGATACTGAGCAGCAGAGGAGTCTCCGAAGTCGAGGTGACGCGATGCAGAAGGAGCAGGCTCATAGGAgggaggaggtggtggtggtggggGCGGATAAGAATCCACCATCGAAGGTCGGCGAGAAGCGTCGGTGTAAGGAGTTCGATGTTCGCTCGAGTTACTGTGAGATCGGTTTCGGATACTATGGGGGTCTTCTGATGCTGGAGTGATAGTCCTTCTGCGACTAAAGTCCTCTTCCCGACGTTCGAAACCGTTTCCACCACTGTTGCTGTTACCAGCACCGGGCTTGCTTTCCCGCTTCCTCATACGAACATCTCGTCGAATTCGAACTCGGCAGCCCTGGTCGGCAACAGTCTTGCTGAGTTGAGTACTCTCCATCAATCCAGGAAACTTCTTAGCGCTGTAGACGCTGAAAGGTTCAGTCTTGATTTCCATTCTATAGTCGACTCCGGGTGGAAGATCGCCATCGGCAGGTTCCAGATCATAGTCTCTTTCCTCCTTGGTAGTCTCAAACAAACTGAAGGTCAGTATGTAGAGGCCCTCGTGGCGGACAGAAAGGTCGGGAAAGATGAAATAACCAGCTTCGGTGGGACGGTCGAGATAGGCCATGCCAGAAGCGGGAACACCAGTCAGAATGGGTGGGTTGCCAGCAGCTGGAGTATTAACACGACCGCGTGCAAGTGGACGGGCATGCTCGAGACTGGCGTAGAGAAAGAAGTTGGCGTTGTAGTCAAAAGTGATGTCCTTGCCCTCTTCCACACTAGGTCCCTCGATAATCCGAAGCTCGACAACCGGGGGAGGATCAACAGGTCGGCGGTCACTGTTGGCTATAAATGGTCAGCACGGAAAGTGTGTAGTAAGAATGAGAGACAAGACGCCAATGTGCAGTCAAGACCCCTATTCCCATGCCAGTCAGCTTACCTTTTGAACCAGAACCGCAGGCTCGGGCACGCTCAGGTTGCTGCAGAACAGTCATCTGATACCAGAGGCTGCGGTTCTCTCTTGTAACTCTGTGGATCCTGTTGATAACATCGCGCTTTGGCTCGGCAGGAATCGAGGATGGTGTAGCCATATTGAATATTATTGAGGCGCGTGAGAACGCGCTGACGAAGAAAACGATTGAGAATTGAAGTaaagtcaagtcaagcctATCAATCAGACGTTGTCAGTTTGAGACCCAAATCAACGGTTGACAGTTTAATCACACGGGCCGAGCGGTCATGCAAGCGAACAGAACCACTCGATTGGTATTAAACAAGTTAATTGTTCAAACGGTTGAGAGAGGGTTTTGCACGTTGGAGGTAATGAATGGTTGGTTGGCTTCTGGCAGGGGACTCACCCTCAATGTGATACGCCCgttaattaaaaatattcGGGTCGGGCAGAGTAGAGTTCAGTATGGAAATTGCGTGTGAGTGTATTGTAGTTTGTCAATTCATTCACGGACGGAGGGCGACGACCGTGATTGAAGACGGTAGAGGTTGTCgagttgaagagaaagagagcgAAACCTCAACGCGACATACGAGAATTAGACCAgagggaggaggaggaggaggaggaggaggagtaaggtaaggtaggtacAAGTGTATGAACGAGTAGGGGGAgtgaacaagaagaaggggaagCGAGGAAGCGAGAGGCCGGGGGCAGAGGCCGTTGAAGAGGCAGACCCAGGACCGTAGACAAGTACCTTAGCGTAGGGATAGCGTATGTCGCTAAAAGACACTAACGAACAAGCCTGAGCAGGGGACTTTAAACTGGAAGGATGCAATGGAAGCAAGGCCCAGCCCCAGCCAGCAGAGAACGTCCAAAGTTGGCTGAGTGGAGCTAAAGAGACAAGCTGAACAGGCCAGAACAGCAGCAAGCAGGCGAGGTAAGGTACGTAGATGCTGTACAAGCACTATTCCCGTCGGTCCAGTGCAGTCAGAGCATGCAGATTTGGACAAGAGAATGGATGGATTGGTAGATTGGATGCAAGCGAGTACAGTGCGTGATCTTGTTATGCTAAAAGCCCGCGGCTCCGCGGGTAAATACGTCGTCGCTGATGAAAGTAAAACTAGATTAATCACTAGAGGCAGACAGGACCAGAAAATGGCGGAGTTGTTTCTGAATAGGGCAGGGTGATAGTTAAGGTTAGACTAAGCATTCGGGCACTTGACAGAACGCGACAGAGCgaaaagatgatgatgatgggagATCCATTCGAGGTGTGTGTGTGATGTCTGATGGAAGGGTCCCTTGAACCTCCGTGGGCACAGACAAGAACAGGGATAATAATGAATGAGTTTGAATAGTGAGGATGGTGGCTTAATTCCCCGGCCCAGGAGCCTGGCTCAGGTGGCTACAGCTGACTCGAACCGCCCACGGACGCTCTCAAAACGCCCTGTAGGCCACTGAGACTGGCCAAGAGGAACCGGCTGATCGCCTGGGATCTTTGGTCTCGGGGTCCCATTGTTGGGGGGGGTTCGTCCATGGCCAAGGAGACGGGACTTGGGATCGGCCCAATAAGAagctgttgttggttgaATGCAACCTTGGAGGGGAAAAGACAAGACGGGAGGCTTGGATGGAAGACCCAGGTTCCGAGATCCAGTCAAAAATTAACTTCGACATTCACAATTTGACTGTTTTCTTCTGGAATTCTCAACCTGTCACTGGTGATCTCCTGTGTTTACAGATTCGTTAGAGTTCAAGGGCGCCCAAGGCTCGTGGCTTTGTAGACTTTAGTACGAGCTCCCGGGGACCTTATTCTGGGTAGACTCAGCTGAGACGATCAATCTCATCAGTGGCGTCTGTACAGTGCCAGCCTTGAATTCCCTGGCAGGCACAGAATACGACAACGACGGTTACAGTTACAATTTACTTGCGGCTTGGAAAGGGGcatgatgtgatgtgatgtgagaTTTCGGGTCGGAGCGTTTTTGTTCTACTGCAAATCTCTTTTTCACTTGCTTTGCCTGCTTCTGGTACTTCAGATTTGGCAGAGCAAAAGTGCAACTGTAGCGTTGCAGCCCGGGTTCGGCAACGGGAATACGTGCCCGTAAAGGTGAAGTGCTCCGGGCGACAACAGCACATTCGTCTGGGATTGGTTTTGCAGCCTCGGCCTATCACAGTTGCAGTTGCAGTTGCATTTGCATTCGACGGTGCAAGCGAAGCAGAAGCACGCAGTGGCATCGCCAAGGATAGATGTGACTGGTTATCCCACGCCCACCATCCCACGCTAAAGGAGCCAGATCCCAGCCCAACAAGCGGACCATTTCTGAAAGGATACGATATTTGACGAGGAGCAAGATGAATGacaggaaaagaaaaaagaaagttCACGGCATAAAACCATGTTGCAAATCATTGTCAAGAGTGTATGCATATCTTGATCCCGATGCTGTATGTTACCGTGCTACCCTTTCCTTTATGCAAAGGAAGCTTCGGACAGACGGGAACCGAGATGTGATAAGTACATACATATCAATTTCAACGTGTGCCATGTCTCATTATACGATGCGGCGGGCGCAATAGTTCAACATTtgctcttcgtcttcgagacCTTTTTACACTTTCCCAGCAGAGTATCCTCTGTGATTCCGATTCCTATCATTGCTCTTTAAATATCATCTCGCTTATTTGACATGTCACTGCCGTTGTTGTCAACCTCTAAATTCGGGGTTGTTCATCTTtattctccatctcctcacGTCATCTCAAGGAAAAACACATCCACCAACCTTGATCAATCTTTGCTTTTCTAGGCATAGtgcctcaaccttctccGCTCTCTTGCTTTAGCGCCAGGCTATACATGCGGGATGCAGGACCCGGTGCGCGGGAACCCTCATGGATCTCACGACGCTAGACCATTTGCGTCTCGAGGGTTACGGCTTGTCTCCTCTTTCCTCACTTGAATCTTGCCGTCCCGTACCGTGCTGCTCATCTCCCTTACATACTGTGTCGAGCACTAACACCGCCAGAACAATATCCATTAAACACTGGTCCAGAGTAAAGACCGCCAGCCATCAGCTCTATATCTCTGGCTGGTTTCAGATATAACTCTTCCGCAAAGACAGGCAACTTGCGTTGAAAATGTTTGTTTGTGCAATGCATATGCACATATGCACATACGCTGATGCAACTGATGCAACAGCAACACACTAACGTGGGTTATGCCAGGGATACCCACGACTAATCTCCAGCCACGCATCCTCTGTCTTTGACTGTCAGTGGCCAACTGTACGATGTGTATGCCCAACTCGACAATCCAAATGCTTGGTCCAGCATCTCTGGAATACGACCTCGTGCATCCATGTTTCAAGATTGGCTGCCAGTTGTAGCCCTTCAAATGCTGTGCACCACACCACTTTCTCTTGTGCCGAACATCAACTGTCAGCGGCAATGGAATACGTACTTCTAAATACACGTTGTTAACCGCCAACTAGGACTGGTTGTTTCAGTCGATTATTCCTCGGTTCACGCAATCCATCCATGTTCAGTTATGGATACTTGATCGTTTAATACAACCTCGAGGGTCGCATTGCCCGGACATGGGCTCCGGCAGAGTCATGTTGCCTACCATCCTTGACATCTCACAAGTCATGTCAACTCATCTCGGTACTTTATTCGAAACTGCCTAGCTTTCAAAAACATCAGACATTCGCAGGTAGCCACAATGCGCTGACCAACTGAATCACGGCATTCACTCCATCACGAAGTCTATCAGAACAAAGAAACCCAACTCCCTGGCCACGGCGCTGCGGGTACCATTTTCCTGCATTCCGGTCTCCTCCAGAAATTCACCGTGCGTAAAAAGGTTCTGTTGGTTCCAGGATTTTTCATGTTCAGTGTTGGTTTCGTTTCTGGGATTATATCTCTCGGGAGAGGTTTCATCCGGTATTGGACATGCCAGGTCCAGACAAACCAGATCAGATCATGTCCCTCTGTGCCGTTAAATTGCCACGCTCTCGATTCCCTCCCTGCATTAACCAAAACTAGGTAACAGCTAACGTCTTGCAGAAGGGGGCTTCTCGATTTACCTTGTCAGCGGGGAACGGGCCGGACGGGACGAATACAGCCTTGCAAGGTTGGTTGTGATTAATTgtccatcatcaccaacaacaccacaCATCACTTACACTTTCATATGAAAGTGTTTATTCTCAGCAAATAATGATGAATTACGGCCTTTCTTACTGTGTACTTACACTTACCACCATGTCTACAACGCCCGCAACGCTCAGCTCCTCCCAGGACCCCCAAGTCTCATCCACTGAAATTGTTTGTCTTGATCTGTCGTACGCCACCAACACAGTCATCTACCCCAGCCCTCTCAAATACCTTGATCACAGAATGAACGGAACACTGCATCAGGCTGGAAGCCCGGGACGTCattgtctttgctttttgAGTTGCAAATCTCTACTGAATTTCCACGCGTTTATCCGCCAAGCGGACGCAAGCCTCCAGACCATTCCCGCAGGGCATTCCAATAATATTAACTTTGAGACATCAGACCATTTCCCCCATCTCCCAGTCAAAAGGCCTGTATCTTGAAAAATAGGCTCTGAGGAAAATATGCTCCTGAGACAAGCCGTTTCAACTCAAATCCTCCCTTCAGTCGGGACTGATCATATCACAACTCACACCGTTGACGATACCCGCACAAGGCTCGGCTCCAGATGTCGAGGCTTAACTACATACTAAGCTTCAGTAGGCTATCCCTTCTCTCCCTGCACTGCCGATCTTGTTGGTCGTCGCCTCAGCATGGCGCGGCACGATACGACGCGGGCTTACCTCTCGATCGGATACTTTCCCTTCTATCTTCTTTGTCACTTAAGCCCAAAGCCAAGGCTCAATCACCAACTTGCAGATTCCAAACATGACCTTTGCTTTTTTGCTCGCTCTCGTCTATGGTAACCCATGGCAAGCCACAATCCAGTTTCTGTCTCACAGCCTGGACTCTGATTTACCCCTCTTCTTGGGAACACCAGCTTCTCGTATCACGGTAAACCTGTCTTGGTCCAATGTCTCTTATCGAGTTTCTTGCGTAAGGGAGCCAGAGGGGGAGGCAGCGTTTCCCCGCTGTTGGGCATCTGCAGCCGTTGGCATTACCAGCTCACAGGCCGGTCTTCTATGTGAGAAGTTTTGGCTTCGATGATATTGGACGCCACTTGCAGTACACCGGACATATCCTCCGGTTTGATTGACTGCCCTGCACATGCCACGAAGTCAATTGAGCCAGTGGcgccttttctttttcggTATTCTTGTTGAGTGAGTGGTTCTGTCTACAAGCCTTTCAGTTACATCGATGTCTCGACAAGTGCCGAGGATGAGATACTGGTTTTGCGCATTATAGCCAAGCCAGTCAAACAAAGTCAACAACTCGGCTGAAACAGCCACAGTGCATCTCCTCACACGAATACACAATCCAATGCTCACATATCCGGAGTGCTATCCGCTGCATCTAGTATTGatatgttgaagaagccttCAGTTGTTAGACAAGGTCGTGTAGATCAGCAAACATGCACCAACCCGCAAACTATCACGTCAACTCTGACGCTCTGCAGAGTCATGTCTAGTCTCGCTGTTCCACGTCGGTGGGCTATGGGGGACTCGTAGTTTGACAGGCATGGCATGTTGCACCGTGGTACGAAAGAATGGGCCGATGAGAGATGGCACAGTGAGTGAGTATCCGTCGAGTTGCTGGGAGACTTCTAGCTTGACAGGTGATACTGAGGTATACATGGTAACTGTCACTTCCATGGCAATCAACGGGTTTGCTTTCCTTCTGTGAAAGCCTTTAGTGTTCTTTAGCAGCTTCTTGCGCAGTAGATGCCAACCTCTTCTAATTCAAAGCAATGACGTCTAATTCCAAGTCCAAAGCCTCCAGGCTCACCCGTCTCTCCAGAATCTCACAGTAGTCACAGCCTCCATCTTAAATCCCTGGCAAATCCCTGGCAGTTAGACTTAGTACTCCCTGCCCACGTGGAGCTGGCATACCAGTTTCCTTTTTCCCGGGGCGTATGTATGTCTCAGAGCTGCGTGACTATCTCGTCCCTTGCGCAAGCCACAACATAAGAACGATGTAACGAAAACGCTAGGCATGAAGCTTTAAAGCTAATAGAGGTGCAGTAAATAAATGGCGTCTATTGTAGTTGCTGTCCAGGTTAGTGCCGGTTGATTGATGTGCTGTATACCGTATAGTAGTGGTTGAAGAAATAGTTGCTTGGCAACCGCAAGAGCGCGAAAGAGCGAAGTGGCTTGTCGTGGGGATAGAAGTGACGTTGATACCGCTTGGCAGGGATAGACTAGACTTGGCTTTATTGAAGGTGTAAAGGGGAAGATGCTTTGGCTGCATTGGAAGTTCCGGAGTGACATGTGCTCACCTCGTTGTGTTGATTTGGTTGGTTTAGGGTAGTTCCCAAATCGAAGGATCACGATTGATGAATGTCGCTATTGATGAGAACTAGTACATGGAACGCCTTCTATAGTGATTATGATAGCTTGGGTTGTGATAGTAATGAGTGTCTTTGTTTGGTTGTCTATTTCTGTAATAGAAACTCTATAGATAATCTCTTCAGATGATGACTTCCAGTTGTCAGTACGAGTATGAGAGAATGACGATATTAGCGGTGATTAGTTATTAAGTTAtgccaacaacatcaacaaccaaaGGGTATCCAACTCCCGTTCAACGAGGGTATCTCAAAAACAATCCGACTCGTATGATATCTCCACAATGTCTTCACCATTATTTCCTCCCATAACCATATTCTAAACGAGTGTCCTCATAGTCACGTTATTCATAAACGCACTCATCATTGCGTCCAACAAGCAGATGCTGGTGTTCTCAGTCAGTTCAGACATGGTTTACACGTCTTAGACAGCAGCCGTAGCAGTGGCGGGAACAGGTTGTTCAGCCGCAGGAGCAACAGGGGCTCGCTTCTCAGGGAAGACACCGTTGCCAGCATTGACACGACCATACTGCGTAAAGTGCAGGTTGAGCGCACCGTAGTCCCAACGCTTGGACAAGAACATGAAGGCAAAAGCGAGTCCGGGAATCAAAAGGACGTCGAGGAtaccgaagaagatgaagcttcCAGTGACACCAACCACGTTACCGCCGTCAGAGATACCATAGGCGATGGGGTACAGCATCCAGAGGAGGTTCACCCAGCCTGCGAGCATGAGATAGTCCCGAGATAGGCCCAGACGAGCAGCGGATGTTCGGCCGGGATGGAGAGTCTGGAAGGCAAGCATGAGATAGGCGAATGTGCCGAAACCGAAGAATCCCCATTTGTACGAGGTTGTGGTGTATGCGGAGCAAAGGTATGAGATGATCCTGCTGTTGTTAGTATCAAACTACCAATGCGTTCACGACAGTGAGAAATGACTTACCAGATCCaggcgaggaagatgttAAACAGGATGGTAGCCCAGCTCACACCACTCATGAGTCCCAAAGCCAGAATAATAATAGGGAACGCAACAACCCAGTTGATATACTTGGCAAAGTAGATCTGATATGAAAGAGCACGGCCGAGGTTACGCTGTGTGGGAATAACAGAGTAGGCAATTCCAGAGGCGATGGAGAAGTAAGCGATTGCCCCGACGAAGAGGGCAATTGTGAAGAGGTAGTGGAAGATTCTCTCATTGTTGCGAggcttgaagctgagagcAAAGTAGGCGAGCTGATGTATGTTAGTGCCATGCGGTGATGTAAGAATAGGAGAGACATACGAAGCTGACGATGTAGATAGCTGTTACAGCCCAGAGCCAGTCTGAACCAGCATCAGAGAGACGAGCGTCACCCGATTGGGGATTGACGTCGAGAGCATCGTTTCGAGCAAAGATGACAGCAGGCATATTGAGTACAACCGACAATGAAGCCTTATAACTTTTGGCAAACTCTTGTACAATTGATCGGGAACTTGTATGCTTTTATATCTCCAGTGAAGAACGA contains these protein-coding regions:
- a CDS encoding hypothetical protein (At least one base has a quality score < 10), whose amino-acid sequence is MAYLDRPTEAGYFIFPDLSVRHEGLYILTFSLFETTKEERDYDLEPADGDLPPGVDYRMEIKTEPFSVYSAKKFPGLMESTQLSKTVADQGCRVRIRRDVRMRKRESKPGAGNSNSGGNGFERREEDFSRRRTITPASEDPHSIRNRSHSNSSEHRTPYTDASRRPSMVDSYPPPPPPPPPSYEPAPSASRHLDFGDSSAAQYPTPRQYAHQPGLQITPGPPNGSYAPTAQSPYSKTDVPYGYVNRNIPPSCPSPAPSLKHELYDRRQSTSTYVPPSPSVYSTEGHHRRDSRPSYPPTPVAAPHPRPMHSQTSLPALKIDQLVSPVSPLPPIEPQTGPAPELPPINVGGKRKHESVFAQSTRPLHNGQRQVDPHYGRSHRGYSPDHDQGWYSRADGQISSVQFNRYYDE
- a CDS encoding hypothetical protein (At least one base has a quality score < 10); the encoded protein is MATPSSIPAEPKRDVINRIHRVTRENRSLWYQMTVLQQPERARACGSGSKANSDRRPVDPPPVVELRIIEGPSVEEGKDITFDYNANFFLYASLEHARPLARGRVNTPAAGNPPILTGVPASGMAYLDRPTEAGYFIFPDLSVRHEGLYILTFSLFETTKEERDYDLEPADGDLPPGVDYRMEIKTEPFSVYSAKKFPGLMESTQLSKTVADQGCRVRIRRDVRMRKRESKPGAGNSNSGGNGFERREEDFSRRRTITPASEDPHSIRNRSHSNSSEHRTPYTDASRRPSMVDSYPPPPPPPPPSYEPAPSASRHLDFGDSSAAQYPTPRQYAHQPGLQITPGPPNGSYAPTAQSPYSKTDVPYGYVNRNIPPSCPSPAPSLKHELYDRRQSTSTYVPPSPSVYSTEGHHRRDSRPSYPPTPVAAPHPRPMHSQTSLPALKIDQLVSPVSPLPPIEPQTGPAPELPPINVGGKRKHESVFAQSTRPLHNGQRQVDPHYGRSHRGYSPDHDQGWYSRADGQISSVQFNRYYDE
- a CDS encoding hypothetical protein (At least one base has a quality score < 10) gives rise to the protein MMNYGLSYCVLTLTTMSTTPATLSSSQDPQVSSTEIVCLDLSYATNTVIYPSPLKYLDHRMNGTLHQAGSPGRHCLCFLSCKSLLNFHAFIRQADASLQTIPAGHSNNINFETSDHFPHLPVKRPVS